The Dioscorea cayenensis subsp. rotundata cultivar TDr96_F1 chromosome 8, TDr96_F1_v2_PseudoChromosome.rev07_lg8_w22 25.fasta, whole genome shotgun sequence genome segment CATGGCACTACCATGTTAGTACCATGTCACTTGAAAAATGcacttattaaataaaaaaatcattaatttagaATTATTGTCATGCCAGCAATAGAGTtagatgaaataattaatttgcataTAATGATATAGTTCATGGACCAGAGTACATTTTCTTGTATAATTTGAGGACTGTTAGTACATTAATTTCATCTAAATTATAATGTCTAAATATTGATTGGACTAAATGGTACATAAAAATctcaattatttaatattatatattgatatacaccatgacattttttatttgctaatatatattttgttaaaaattatatataaaccatatgCATATTTACTGGTATGCCtcagtaattaaaaataataattaataaatttataaaaaagatatattaccattttttacattaaaaaaataaatcttttatgCAGTATTTGTTGAGATAAgttatttgttcattttcttaaattctttttattaaattaagcTATTTGGACATAATGCCCATCATTGAAATTATATTAGGGAGAAAAGTGTtataccattattattattattattattattattattattattattattagtagtagtagtagtagtagtaggaggaggaggaggagtagCAGTAGTAGTTTTTACTACTAATCTTGATCTTTTATTACCTTctaagtttcattgtttatatataaataaaaataacaggATGATAACTATATTGACAAATATAAATGATTTACATGAACATAtagaaactataattttttaaatgttacaTTAACCATCACGGAAACAATTAAGTTAtaaataacattatatatataatggaacaTGATCCAAGCAAGTTCCTTGGATTTCTTCTGTCTGACGAAATTTAATACAATTGTCAGCACCTACCAACCGTCCTCTTCCTccacctcctccttctccttctcatgctctttatatatatatatatatatatatatatatatatatatgtcaatgcTTCTCAGTACCTGCAAAGCATTCAAGAATACCTCCAACTAAGCTCTCTCATCTTTTTTGCCTTTTGAAGTTGAAACACCAGCAATGAAGAATTTGACCATCtttctcatcatcttcttcacacTAGAAAACCCATTAACCTCTGCATTGCTTGAAAGGGATATTGTCAACCTCCATGTCCAAGACAAGCTCATCCTCTCATCAGCTTTTGGCCCCGAAAGCATCGCCTTCGATGCCGTCGGCGAAGGCCCCTACACCGGCGTCTCCAATGGCCGTATACTCAAATGGAGAGGCTCTAGTCTTGGTTGGCAAGAGTTTGCCACCACTTCAAACATCaggtatatttatatatgtatataatacaGATACATATATAACTATACATAAGATAATATCTTATGaattttttactatggttttAATTACTGAATTTTCAGGACAAGTGACTGTgataacataaaatattttcatgtaaGTTTAGAGAGTAAATGTGGGAGGCCATTAGGGTTGCAGTTTAATGAAGGCACTGGTGATCTTTATATCACTGATGCTTATTTTGGATTATTAACTGTTGGACGTGAGGGAGGAGAGGCGGCACAGGTTGCTGTTTCTGCTGATGATCAACCATTTGGGTTCACTAATGGTTTGGATGTTGATCAACAGAATGGCATGGTTTATTTCACTGATAGCAGTACTCATTTCCAAAGAAGGTGAATTATTCTAATttatggttttcttctttttttctttttattattgctGTTAGCTCTTTGAaaatcttcttcattattctcaaattaaagaaattaactAATATTTGTGATATGAAAACTTAAAACCCAAGTGCACCAACTGAATCATTAATTGTTGTATCTGATTCAGGTCATCAGCTTATAAATGGagtattgttatatttttcatttgatgCTAAATTATAGCTGATGTAGCATGACATGACATGATTATTCTCAgtatttttgttaaatgtttAAGATGAGAAAATATTGGTGGTTGTCGAATTAAATATAACATTGAATCCCCTATTTAACTCAGATAGAATCCCAACAAGTAGCATAAATGAGACTCATGAGGGTGTTAATTACTTCATAATTTGGTTTGCAATTAATGACCACAATAGTATTTATTATGTATCAGATCAGATGCATATGCAAAAAACAGAGTATGCTGTTggata includes the following:
- the LOC120267858 gene encoding protein STRICTOSIDINE SYNTHASE-LIKE 10-like; this translates as MKNLTIFLIIFFTLENPLTSALLERDIVNLHVQDKLILSSAFGPESIAFDAVGEGPYTGVSNGRILKWRGSSLGWQEFATTSNIRTSDCDNIKYFHVSLESKCGRPLGLQFNEGTGDLYITDAYFGLLTVGREGGEAAQVAVSADDQPFGFTNGLDVDQQNGMVYFTDSSTHFQRREYILAVIAGDATGRLMKYNPTSKLVTVLKKGLAFPNGVALNKDNTFLIVAETTRCRLLRYWLQGPKTGTLEIFAQLPGYPDNIKKNPKGEFWVALNQEKVNGRVDWSFERPVGMRFSENGEVLEVLKGRVWTSISEVQEGNGTLWVGSVVMPYVGVYKN